Proteins co-encoded in one Brassica oleracea var. oleracea cultivar TO1000 chromosome C4, BOL, whole genome shotgun sequence genomic window:
- the LOC106339015 gene encoding DNA-directed RNA polymerases I and III subunit RPAC2-like — MTYPRVTLAGYSIPHPSLECVNVRVQTTGDPAREVLKDACQELMLMNRHVRSVFDKDVSEFKEEQAHLKAEEERKNAEEEELKKQRDLLESMDIESN, encoded by the exons ATGACCTA TCCGAGAGTAACATTGGCTGGGTACAGCATCCCTCATCCTTCCCTTGAATGTGTCAATGTCCGTGTCCAGACAACCG GTGATCCAGCTAGGGAGGTTTTGAAAGATGCGTGTCAAGAGCTCATGCTCATGAACAGACATGTGAGGAGTGTCTTTGACAAGGATGTTTCAGAGTTTAAGGAAGAACAAGCACACTTGAAGGCTGAGGAAGAGCGGAAAAACGCTGAAGAAGAAGAGCTTAAGAAGCAGAGGGATCTACTCGAGTCCATGGACATTGAAAGCAACTAA
- the LOC106337567 gene encoding glutathione S-transferase U4-like gives MATKEEDVKLLGFWASPFSRRVEIALKLKGVTYEYLEQDIFNKSALLLELNPVFKKVPVLVHKGKILAESHLILEYIDQTWKNNPILPRDPYEKAMARFWAKFVDEQVGPVCFKSVVKADKGIDVAIEEAQELITFLEKELIGKDFFGGKTIGFLDMVAGSMIPFCVAQAWEGMEIDMIPEEKFPELNRWIKNLNGIEIVRECIPNREKQIDHMMKVAERIKLA, from the exons ATGGCGACTAAAGAGGAGGATGTGAAGCTTCTAGGTTTTTGGGCAAGCCCTTTTAGTCGTAGGGTCGAGATAGCTCTCAAACTCAAAGGCGTGACATACGAGTACTTGGAGCAAGATATTTTCAACAAGAGTGCTTTGCTTCTTGAACTAAACCCGGTTTTCAAGAAGGTTCCGGTTCTTGTTCATAAAGGTAAAATATTAGCCGAGTCACATCTGATCCTTGAATACATCGACCAGACATGGAAGAACAATCCTATTCTTCCTCGAGATCCTTACGAGAAAGCCATGGCTCGTTTCTGGGCCAAGTTCGTTGATGAACAG GTCGGACCAGTATGTTTCAAGTCTGTGGTGAAAGCAGATAAGGGAATAGATGTTGCAATTGAAGAGGCTCAAGAACTTATTACCTTCCTCGAGAAGGAACTTATCGGGAAAGATTTTTTCGGCGGCAAGACAATCGGATTCTTAGACATGGTCGCAGGAAGTATGATCCCGTTTTGCGTAGCTCAGGCTTGGGAAGGTATGGAAATCGATATGATACCAGAAGAGAAGTTTCCAGAGCTTAACCGATGGATCAAGAACTTGAATGGTATCGAAATTGTGAGGGAATGTATTCCTAATAGAGAGAAACAAATTGATCACATGATGAAGGTCGCAGAGCGAATCAAATTGGCTTAA
- the LOC106342365 gene encoding tubulin beta-7 chain-like, whose product MREILHIQGGQCGNQIGSKFWEVVCAEHGIDQTGRYQGDSDLQLDRVNVYYNEASCGRYVPRAVLMDLEPGTMDSVRSGPYGQIFRPDNFVFGQSGAGNNWAKGHYTEGAELIDSVLDVVRKEAENCDCLQGFQVCHSLGGGTGSGMGTLLISKIREEYPDRMMLTFSVFPSPKVSDTVVEPYNATLSVHQLVENADECMVLDNEALYDICFRTLKLSTPSFGDLNHLISATMSGVTCCLRFPGQLNSDLRKLAVNLIPFPRLHFFMVGFAPLTSRGSQQYRNLTVPELTQQMWDSKNMMCAADPRHGRYLTASAMFRGKMSTKEVDEQMLNVQNKNSSYFVEWIPNNVKSTVCDIPPTGLKMASTFIGNSTSIQEMFRRVSEQFTAMFRRKAFLHWYTGEGMDEMEFTEAESNMNDLVSEYQQYQDATAEEEGEYEDEEAEYEQEGY is encoded by the exons ATGCGAGAGATTCTTCACATCCAGGGAGGCCAATGCGGGAACCAAATCGGCTCCAAGTTCTGGGAAGTGGTCTGCGCCGAGCACGGGATCGACCAGACGGGGCGTTACCAGGGAGACTCCGATCTCCAGCTCGACAGGGTTAACGTCTACTACAACGAGGCGAGCTGCGGGAGGTACGTCCCACGCGCCGTTCTCATGGATTTGGAGCCTGGAACGATGGACAGCGTTAGATCTGGGCCTTACGGTCAGATCTTCCGTCCCGATAACTTCGTCTTCGGCCAGTCCGGCGCTGGAAACAACTGGGCCAAAGGTCACTACACGGAGGGAGCTGAGCTCATCGACTCGGTCCTTGACGTCGTCCGTAAAGAGGCTGAGAACTGTGACTGCCTTCAAG GGTTTCAGGTGTGCCATTCGTTAGGAGGAGGAACTGGTTCTGGGATGGGAACGTTGTTGATCTCCAAGATCAGGGAGGAGTATCCTGACCGTATGATGCTGACGTTCTCTGTGTTCCCATCTCCTAAGGTCTCTGACACCGTCGTGGAGCCGTACAACGCGACGCTCTCCGTGCATCAGCTAGTTGAGAACGCTGATGAGTGTATGGTTCTTGATAACGAAGCTCTGTATGACATTTGCTTCCGTACACTCAAGCTCAGCACTCCAAGTT TTGGTGATCTGAATCATTTGATCTCTGCAACAATGTCTGGTGTAACCTGCTGTCTTCGTTTCCCTGGTCAGCTCAACTCTGATCTCCGCAAGCTCGCTGTGAATCTGATCCCGTTCCCTCGTCTTCACTTCTTCATGGTGGGGTTTGCTCCTCTCACCTCCCGCGGCTCTCAGCAGTACCGTAACCTCACGGTCCCAGAGCTCACCCAGCAGATGTGGGATTCCAAGAACATGATGTGCGCTGCTGACCCGCGTCACGGTCGCTACCTCACTGCTTCAGCTATGTTCCGTGGCAAGATGAGTACGAAAGAAGTGGATGAACAGATGCTAAACGTGCAGAACAAGAACTCTTCCTACTTCGTCGAGTGGATCCCCAACAATGTCAAGTCAACGGTCTGTGACATTCCCCCAACTGGTTTGAAGATGGCTTCGACGTTTATTGGGAACTCGACTTCCATTCAGGAGATGTTTAGGAGAGTCAGCGAGCAGTTTACTGCTATGTTCAGGAGGAAAGCTTTCTTGCATTGGTACACAGGGGAAGGTATGGATGAGATGGAGTTCACTGAAGCTGAGAGTAACATGAATGATCTTGTCTCTGAGTACCAGCAGTATCAAGATGCCACGGCAGAGGAAGAAGGGGAGTATGAGGATGAAGAAGCTGAGTACGAACAAGAAGGGTATTGA
- the LOC106340519 gene encoding glutathione S-transferase U3-like, protein MNCFQVFKTNFYFSSYFTIKHRLLDSINSQRRTEELHREENENERGRDSMAEKEEYVKLIGSWASPFSRRVEMALKLKGVPYDYSDEDYLVTKSPLLLQLNPIYKKVPVFVHKGKVLLESHLILEYIDQTWTRNPILPQDPYGKAMARFWAKFVDEQVTLIGFRSLVKSEEIDVAIKEAQELITYLEKEITGKMFFGGETIGFLDIVVGSMIPFCLVRGWEGMGIDMIPKEKFPELNRWIEKIKEIEIVRECIPNREKNIEHMMKIVGRIKAASKTA, encoded by the exons ATGAATTGCTTCCAAGTGTTCAAAACAAACTTTTATTTTTCTTCTTATTTTACAATCAAGCATCGTTTGCTTGATAGTATAAATAGTCAAAGAAGAACAGAGGAGTTACATAGGGAAGAAAACGAAAACGAGAGAGGGAGAGATTCAATGGCAGAGAAAGAAGAGTATGTGAAGCTTATAGGGTCTTGGGCAAGCCCTTTTAGTCGCCGGGTGGAGATGGCTCTCAAACTCAAAGGTGTTCCTTACGATTACTCAGACGAAGATTACTTGGTCACCAAGAGCCCTTTGCTTCTCCAGCTAAATCCTATTTACAAGAAGGTTCCAGTTTTTGTCCACAAAGGTAAAGTATTGCTCGAGTCACATCTAATCCTTGAATACATCGACCAAACATGGACAAGGAATCCAATTCTACCTCAAGATCCATACGGCAAAGCTATGGCTCGATTCTGGGCCAAATTCGTTGATGAACAG GTCACATTAATAGGCTTTAGGTCTCTAGTAAAATCAGAGGAAATTGATGTTGCGATCAAAGAGGCTCAGGAACTTATAACATATCTTGAGAAGGAAATCACTGGGAAAATGTTCTTCGGCGGGGAGACAATAGGATTCTTGGACATTGTCGTGGGAAGTATGATCCCGTTTTGTCTGGTTCGGGGTTGGGAAGGTATGGGAATTGATATGATTCCAAAGGAGAAGTTTCCAGAACTAAACAGATGGATAGAAAAAATTAAAGAAATTGAGATCGTGAGGGAATGTATTCCCAATAGGGAGAAAAATATTGAGCACATGATGAAAATTGTAGGGCGTATAAAAGCTGCTTCGAAGACGGCATGA
- the LOC106341634 gene encoding uncharacterized protein LOC106341634: MGFDKVQPIQEYCDNDKRYNVTASKQMVREMLVRAGSMYGEPVNLVVIAKQSTNPEMNRVLHCLNSRNNPVLVVEPPDDDTARDSVFRSVYSLVECTHVVGGGKTTRPQSCCYDIVFGDDSGSGSDTDTDIEEDAYRWRKRMIYKLEG, encoded by the exons ATGGGTTTTGATAAGGTGCAACCAATCCAGGAATATTGTGACAACGACAAAC GGTATAATGTTACGGCTTCTAAACAAATGGTTAGGGAAATGCTTGTTCGAGCAGGATCGATGTATGGTGAACCAGTAAATTTAGTGGTCATCGCAAAACAAAGCACAAACCCTGAGATGAACAGGGTTCTTCACTGTTTGAACTCCAGAAACAACCCTGTTCTCGTGGTCGAGCCGCCTGATGATGACACGGCGCGAGATAGTGTATTTCGTTCTGTCTACTCGCTAGTTGAGTGTACACATGTTGTAGGTGGAGGAAAGACTACAAGGCCACAGAGTTGTTGTTATGATATTGTTTTTGGTGATGATTCTGGTTCTGGTTCTGATACTGATACTGATATTGAGGAGGATGCTTATCGGTGGAGGAAAAGAATGATCTATAAGCTGGAAGGCTAA
- the LOC106340541 gene encoding 17.6 kDa class I heat shock protein 2-like, whose protein sequence is MSLIPSFFGNNRRGSNSFFDPFSLDVWDPLREFSFLSRDNSAIVNARVDWRETPEAHVFKADLPGLKKEEVKVEIEEDSVLKISGERHVEKEDKNDTWHRVERSSGQFTRKFRLPENVKMDQVKAAMENGVLTVTVPKAETKKADVKSIQISG, encoded by the coding sequence ATGTCGTTGATTCCAAGCTTCTTCGGTAACAACAGGCGTGGCAGCAACAGCTTCTTCGATCCTTTCTCCCTCGACGTTTGGGATCCACTCAGGGAGTTCTCTTTCCTTTCCCGAGACAACTCCGCGATCGTGAACGCGCGTGTGGACTGGAGGGAGACGCCCGAGGCGCACGTGTTCAAGGCGGACTTGCCTGGACTCAAAAAGGAGGAAGTGAAGGTGGAGATCGAGGAAGACAGCGTGCTGAAGATCAGTGGAGAGAGACACGTGGAGAAGGAGGATAAGAACGACACGTGGCACCGTGTGGAGAGATCGAGCGGGCAGTTCACGAGGAAGTTTAGGCTTCCTGAGAACGTGAAGATGGATCAGGTGAAGGCTGCGATGGAGAATGGTGTGCTGACTGTGACGGTGCCTAAGGCGGAGACCAAGAAGGCTGATGTCAAGTCTATCCAGATCTCTGGCTGA
- the LOC106339865 gene encoding glutathione S-transferase U2 encodes MAKKEERVKLLGFWISPFSRRVEMALKLKGVPYEYLEEELPKKSPLLLELNPVHKKVPVLVHNDKILSESHVILEYIDQTWSNNPILPQDPYERATARFWAKFVDEQILPAGFMPLVKPEKGIEVAIEETRELIMFLEKEVTGKDFFGGKTIGFLDMVAGTMIPFCLARAWECMGIDMISEDKFPGLDRWIKKLNEVEIVRECIPPKEKHIERMNKIIERSKSS; translated from the exons ATGGCGAAGAAAGAAGAGAGAGTGAAGCTTCTAGGGTTTTGGATAAGCCCTTTCAGTCGTAGAGTCGAGATGGCTCTCAAACTCAAAGGCGTTCCTTACGAATACTTGGAGGAAGAACTGCCCAAAAAGTCCCCTTTGCTTCTTGAGCTAAACCCGGTTCACAAGAAGGTTCCGGTTCTGGTCCACAATGATAAAATATTATCTGAGTCACATGTGATCCTTGAGTACATCGACCAAACATGGAGTAACAATCCAATTCTACCACAAGATCCTTACGAGAGAGCCACGGCTCGATTCTGGGCCAAGTTCGTTGATGAACAG ATCTTACCGGCAGGGTTCATGCCCTTGGTTAAACCAGAAAAGGGTATAGAAGTTGCTATCGAAGAGACTCGAGAACTGATTATGTTTCTTGAGAAGGAAGTTACTGGAAAAGATTTCTTTGGAGGCAAGACAATTGGATTTTTGGACATGGTCGCAGGAACTATGATCCCATTTTGTCTGGCTAGGGCTTGGGAATGTATGGGAATTGATATGATTTCAGAGGATAAGTTTCCAGGACTGGACAGATGGATCAAGAAATTGAACGAGGTTGAAATCGTGAGGGAGTGTATACCTCCAAAAGAGAAACATATTGAGCGCATGAACAAAATTATAGAGAGAAGTAAGTCTTCATAA
- the LOC106337212 gene encoding glutathione S-transferase U7, translated as MAERSEEVKLLGMWASPFSRRVEIALTLKGLPYEFSEQDIANKSPLLLQSNPVHKMIPVLLHNGKPISESLVILEYIDDTWQHNQILPQDPYDKAIARFWARFVDEQIYVTAMKVVGKVGEERDAAVEATRDLLKLMEKELVGKDFLGGESLGFVDIVATLVAFWLMRTEEVVGVKVVPVEMFPEIHRWVKNLLDVDVIKKCIPPEDEHLNYIRARMDSLKLKSV; from the exons ATGGCGGAGAGGTCAGAGGAAGTGAAGCTACTCGGGATGTGGGCAAGTCCTTTCAGCCGCCGGGTCGAGATAGCTCTCACCCTCAAAGGTTTACCATACGAATTCTCCGAGCAAGATATCGCCAACAAGAGCCCTTTGCTACTCCAATCAAACCCGGTTCACAAGATGATTCCGGTTCTTCTCCATAACGGTAAACCAATCTCCGAATCACTCGTGATCCTTGAGTACATCGATGATACATGGCAACACAATCAAATCCTGCCTCAAGATCCGTACGACAAAGCTATAGCTCGGTTTTGGGCCAGATTCGTCGATGAACAG ATTTATGTGACGGCGATGAAAGTGGTGGGGAAGGTTGGAGAAGAAAGAGACGCGGCGGTGGAAGCGACCAGAGATTTATTGAAGTTGATGGAGAAAGAGCTTGTGGGTAAAGACTTTCTCGGTGGGGAAAGCTTGGGGTTCGTGGACATAGTTGCAACTTTGGTGGCGTTTTGGCTGATGAGAACGGAAGAGGTCGTTGGAGTCAAGGTTGTTCCGGTGGAGATGTTCCCAGAGATTCACAGATGGGTGAAGAATCTGTTGGACGTTGATGTCATCAAGAAATGTATCCCTCCTGAAGATGAACATCTCAACTACATAAGAGCTCGCATGGATAGTCTCAAGCTCAAATCGGTTTGA
- the LOC106339014 gene encoding uncharacterized protein LOC106339014, with protein MATIERAFGVTNIKHHIPVILDLDVFNYDAWRELFLTHCLAFDVLGHVDGTAVPQGDDDTPCKKRDRLVKLWIYDTLAPPLFKTAFKTGGTARDAWLRIENQFRNNKKARAIQLDNDLRTKEINDLSVHDYSQSLKSLADLLENVEAPISDKTLVMYMLNGLNEKYGHIINMIKHQKPFPSFEEARNMLEMEETRLKKTHKVTIAHSDHSSSSTTIVASDQPPKQSYNQQRNQPRNNRGNRHGNRGRGRYNNYNYQQRHPYGNWGMPTPFWPNQYNNWQNPQTPSWMMQSTNGYNQRPYTLRPNTQEAHIAALGLQPTTDFAESFNTMSLAEPSPNCYMDSGATSHLASSLGILRFVLKMNTGNSIVVGNGSSISIHASGSSFIPCKNRFLALKNVLVAPQIVKNLISVRKFTTDNWCSIEFDPFGFSVKDLQSRKTLLRSESLGDLYPVPASLNKSHQHSTFVAETPSLWHKRNKSDVFAKFLHFFALVKTQFKSSIKAFQCDNEGEYKNSRFLKHFATNGINVRFSCPHTSQQNGKSERMIRTINNAIRSLLFQAKISLIYWAEALNTAAHVLNILPSSAIAKTETKNITYGFLDPDDQPSPLFRSILESGQVPHVPTETVSPAAPPVASTHCAQVANPAPTRMTTRGQAGIVKPRKIFTLYSSFVSHLPTTHQKALADPNWNPAMADEYGAQVKNKTWSLVPRPYDANIINYLWLYKHKFDVDGVPKRHKARLVANGKTQTAGVDYDETFSPVVKPSTIRTVPNLALSKGWELRQLDVQNAFLHDTISESIYMHQPPGFVDKNHPHHVCKLNKALYGLKQAPIAWNARFSSYLHRLGFVSTKSDASLYVYCRGKDIAYLLLYVDDIVLTGSSPALLTRIIASLKTEFPMTDMGRLTYFLGIKVQYNKAEGGDELKNPTQYRSLAGTLQYLTFTLPDIAYGVQQCCLFMHDPRVQHLIALKRIIRYLQDTKTYGLQLYKSSVDSLTAYSDADWASCPDTRRSTSGYCVYLEDNLISWSSKRQQTVSRSNAEAEYRGVANTLAEICWLRNLLLELHVPITKATLIFCDNVSSVYLFSNPVKHQRTKHVELDLHFVREKVALGEVKVLHAPSAFQYADIFTKGLPSSLFNSFRDSLIVRSFNVQTEGG; from the exons ATGGCAACGATTGAGCGTGCGTTCGGTGTTACAAATATCAAACATCACATTCCAGTCATTTTAGATCTTGACGTCTTTAACTATGACGCATGGAGAGAGTTGTTCTTAACTCACTGCTTAGCTTTTGATGTCTTAGGACATGTTGATGGAACAGCGGTTCCGCAAGGTGATGACGACACGCCTTGTAAGAAAAGAGATAGGCTTGTGAAGCTTTGGATCTACGACACTTTAGCTCCACCACTCTTCAAAACCGCTTTCAAAACTGGAGGCACCGCTAGGGATGCTTGGCTGCGTATCGAAAATCAATTTCGAAACAACAAAAAGGCTAGGGCGATTCAACTGGACAATGACCTCCGCACCAAGGAGATCAATGACCTGTCTGTTCATGACTACTCACAAAGCCTCAAGTCCTTAGCTGACTTACTGGAGAATGTAGAAGCGCCAATAAGTGACAAGACCTTAGTGATGTATATGTTGAACGGCTTAAATGAGAAGTACGGTCACATCATTAACATGATCAAACATCAGAAACCTTTCCCATCATTTGAGGAAGCGAGAAACATGTTGGAAATGGAGGAGACACGGCTGAAGAAAACTCACAAAGTCACCATCGCTCACTCCGATCACTCCTCCTCCTCAACGACTATTGTCGCCTCTGATCAGCCTCCAAAACAGAGCTACAATCAGCAACGCAATCAACCGCGCAACAACAGAGGCAACCGACATGGTAACCGCGGGCGAGGTCGCTACAACAACTACAACTACCAACAGCGTCATCCTTACGGCAACTGGGGCATGCCTACGCCGTTCTGGCCAAATCAGTACAACAATTGGCAGAACCCTCAGACGCCATCTTGGATGATGCAATCCACAAACGGATACAACCAGCGTCCATACACTCTGCGCCCAAACACGCAGGAAGCTCATATAGCAGCTCTTGGTCTTCAACCAACAACTGACTTTGCGGAATCCTTCAACACAATGTCTTTGGCTGAACCATCACCAAATTGTTACATGGACTCTGGCGCGACTTCCCACCTAGCATCGTCTTTAGGTATACTCCGATTTGTCCTTAAAATGAACACCGGAAACTCAATTGTGGTTGGTAACGGTTCCTCAATCTCTATACACGCTTCTGGTTCATCTTTCATTCCTTGCAAAAACAGATTTCTTGCTCTTAAAAATGTGCTTGTTGCTCCTCAGATTGTTAAAAATCTTATTTCAGTTCGTAAGTTCACAACTGATAATTGGTGTTCCATAGAGTTTGATCCGTTTGGTTTTTCTGTGAAGGATCTTCAGTCGCGGAAAACACTTCTCCGCAGTGAATCCTTAGGAGACCTGTACCCTGTGCCGGCCTCCCTCAATAAGTCTCACCAGCACTCCACTTTCGTTGCTGAGACACCTTCTCTATGGCATAAACG AAACAAGAGTGATGTTTTTGCTAAATTCTTACATTTCTTTGCTCTTGTGAAAACTCAGTTCAAGTCATCAATCAAAGCTTTCCAATGTGACAATGAAGGTGAATACAAGAACTCCAGGTTTCTTAAGCATTTTGCCACCAATGGGATCAATGTCAGATTTTCATGCCCTCACACTTCTCAACAAAATGGAAAATCTGAGAGGATGATCCGAACTATCAATAATGCCATTCGATCTCTCTTATTTCAAGCCAAAATATCTCTGATTTACTGGGCCGAGGCTCTCAACACAGCTGCTCATGTGCTAAACATCTTACCTTCCTCTGCCATTG CTAAAACAGAAACTAAAAACATTACTTACGGTTTTCTGGATCCCGATGACCAACCTTCCCCACTCTTCAGATCAATTCTTGAGTCCGGTCAGGTACCTCACGTACCGACTGAAACTGTTTCCCCAGCTGCACCTCCTGTCGCATCTACTCATTGTGCTCAGGTAGCAAATCCTGCTCCTACACGAATGACAACAAGAGGTCAGGCTGGAATCGTAAAGCCTAGAAAAATATTCACTCTTTACTCATCTTTTGTGTCTCATCTCCCAACCACACATCAAAAAGCTTTAGCAGATCCAAACTGGAACCCTGCCATGGCTGATGAGTACGGTGCTCAGGTTAAGAATAAGACTTGGAGCCTAGTACCTAGACCGTACGATGCTAACATTATCAATTATCTATGGTTGTACAAGCATAAATTTGATGTAGATGGTGTGCCTAAGCGACACAAAGCAAGATTGGTTGCAAATGGAAAAACACAAACAGCTGGAGTAGACTATGATGAGACTTTTAGTCCTGTTGTCAAGCCATCCACAATAAGGACGGTCCCTAACCTGGCGCTCAGCAAAGGCTGGGAACTTAGACAATTAGATGTCCAGAATGCTTTTTTACACGACACCATCTCTGAGAGTATCTATATGCATCAGCCACCAGGATTTGTAGACAAGAACCATCCTCACCATGTGTGTAAGCTCAACAAGGCACTCTATGGCCTAAAACAAGCGCCTATAGCATGGAATGCTAGATTCAGCAGCTACCTTCATCGTCTTGGTTTTGTCTCCACAAAATCTGATGCATCGCTCTATGTTTACTGTCGCGGAAAGGACATTGCTTACCTGTTACTTTATGTTGATGACATTGTTCTTACAGGTTCTAGTCCCGCCTTGCTCACTCGGATCATAGCCAGTCTCAAAACAGAGTTCCCAATGACTGACATGGGCCGCTTGACATACTTTCTGGGAATCAAAGTTCAATACAACAAAGCTG AAGGTGGTGACGAACTCAAGAATCCTACACAGTACCGGAGCTTAGCAGGCACTCTTCAATATCTCACATTCACTCTCCCAGATATAGCTTATGGAGTGCAACAATGTTGTCTCTTCATGCATGACCCTCGTGTACAACACTTAATAGCTCTGAAACGCATCATCAGATATTTGCAAGACACCAAGACTTACGGTCTTCAGCTTTACAAATCCTCTGTCGACTCCCTAACTGCGTATTCAGATGCAGACTGGGCTAGCTGCCCAGACACACGACGTTCTACATCGGGTTATTGTGTCTACCTAGAAGATAACCTCATCTCCTGGTCTTCAAAGCGTCAACAAACAGTATCTCGCAGCAACGCTGAAGCTGAATACAGAGGAGTTGCAAACACTCTAGCCGAAATATGCTGGCTTCGGAACCTGCTTCTTGAGCTTCACGTTCCAATCACAAAAGCAACTCTCATATTCTGCGACAATGTCAGCTCTGTGTACCTCTTCTCAAATCCAGTAAAACACCAACGAACCAAACATGTAGAATTGGATCTTCACTTTGTGCGGGAAAAGGTTGCTTTAGGTGAAGTTAAAGTCCTTCACGCCCCCTCTGCTTTTCAATATGCCGACATCTTCACTAAAGGGTTGCCTTCTTCCCTGTTCAACTCATTCCGAGACAGCCTGATTGTTCGAAGCTTCAACGTCCAGACTGAGGGAGGGTGA
- the LOC106337211 gene encoding metal tolerance protein B codes for MTFKISSEEDNIPFASSSDSQLMELEHIRISKPDDGCEETEEAIPLSCAFTRQEHCVSESREREESIQRLTSLICIYLIVMSVQIVGGYKANSLAVMTDAAHLLSDVAGLCVSLLAIKVSSWEANPRNSFGFKRLEVLAAFLSVQLIWLVSGVIIYEAIQRLLTRSREVNGEIMFGISAFGFFMNLVMVIWLGHNHSHHHHNHHHQHSHEEEDEEMDPLKGGTEEKPSSKAMNINIQGAYLHAMADMIQSLGVMIGGGIIWVKPKWVLVDLICTLVFSAFALAATLPMLKNIFGILMERAPRDLDIEKLERGLRRISGVKIVHDLHVWEITVGRIVLSCHILPEPGASSLEIIHDVRNFCRKTCGIHHVTVQVE; via the exons ATGACATTCAAGATTTCATCAGAAGAAGACAATATCCCGTTCGCCTCTTCGTCTGATTCTCAG CTTATGGAATTGGAACACATCCGTATCTCGAAACCCGACGATGGCTGTGAAGAAACAGAGGAAGCCATTCCTCTGTCTTGCGCCTTTACGAGGCAAGAACATTGCGTTTCCGAGTCGAGAGAACGCGAAGAATCGATCCAAAGACTAACCAGCCTCATCTGTATTTATCTGATCGTTATGTCGGTACAGATCGTTGGAGGTTACAAGGCCAATAGCCTCGCGGTGATGACGGACGCTGCGCATCTGCTGTCCGACGTGGCGGGTCTATGTGTTTCTTTACTGGCGATCAAGGTCTCGAGCTGGGAAGCGAATCCTAGAAACTCGTTTGGGTTCAAACGTCTTGAGGTCTTAGCAGCTTTCTTGTCTGTTCAGCTCATATGGCTTGTCTCTGGAGTTATAATATACGAAGCCATTCAAAGACTTCTTACCAGAAGCAGAGAGGTTAATGGTGAAATCATGTTTGGGATCTCGGCTTTCGGGTTTTTCATGAACTTGGTTATGGTCATTTGGTTAGGACACAACCATAGCCACCACCACCATAATCATCATCATCAACATTCTCACGAGGAGGAAGATGAGGAGATGGATCCTTTAAAAGGTGGTACTGAGGAGAAACCGTCGTCGAAGGCGATGAACATTAACATACAAGGAGCTTATCTACACGCGATGGCGGATATGATTCAGTCACTTGGTGTTATGATAGGTGGAGGCATAATTTGGGTGAAGCCCAAATGGGTTTTGGTTGATTTGATATGCACTCTTGTTTTCTCTGCCTTTGCTCTTGCTGCCACTCTTCCAATGCTCAAGAACATATTTGGTATACTAATGGAGCGTGCACCGCGCGATTTAGACATAGAGAAGCTCGAGAGAGGGCTCAGGCGTATCAGTGGAGTTAAGATTGTTCATGATCTTCATGTTTGGGAGATAACAGTTGGGAGAATTGTATTGTCGTGCCATATCTTGCCCGAACCCGGAGCTAGTTCCTTAGAGATTATTCATGATGTAAGAAATTTCTGTAGGAAAACTTGTGGGATTCATCATGTAACAGTTCAGGTTGAATAG